One Lutzomyia longipalpis isolate SR_M1_2022 chromosome 4, ASM2433408v1 DNA segment encodes these proteins:
- the LOC129794449 gene encoding uncharacterized protein LOC129794449: protein MWALYGDNWAMDMSETTLQDAPTNGSEPNARVFGGYFINKNSIYKIWSDVFIKYYADASSTGSEDDACTGTIVAPSTVLSTARCLSNEGLVTDRLDLESTGADGVLYTKKITSTLIHPNYDSSTYANNIALGYVDTPFDVSSTGPFDALPLPPVRSAGKDALNGQFLTVCGHMNPYTTSGFYYISQPTCNVFIPEPDAYCIAESVPVRSNEICARSSDQSKISVCYYDYGAALYYHDALGSTFYLWAVASYTVNDVCAGGPTAYVVIQDAEYDFVNDNLQ from the exons ATGTGGGCGCTTTATGGGGACAACTGGGCCATGGATATGAGTGAG ACTACCCTTCAAGATGCACCAACAAATGGAAGTGAGCCAAATGCTCGAGTTTTTGGTGgttatttcattaataaaaacaGCATCTACAAAATATGGTCTGATGTCTTCATCAAGTACTACGCAGATGCCTCAAGTACTGGTAGTGAAGACGACGCCTGCACAGGGACCATTGTAGCACCCAGTACCGTCTTATCAACAGCCCGCTGTCTCAGCAATGAGGGTCTTGTTACTGATAGACTTGATCTAGAAAGTACCGGCGCAGATGGTGTTCTTTACACCAAAAAAATTACCAGTACTCTAATTCATCCAAACTACGATTCATCAACCTATGCAAACAATATTGCTCTGGGATACGTAGACACGCCTTTTGATGTGAGTTCGACAGGACCATTTGATGCGCTCCCTCTTCCACCCGTTCGATCAGCGGGCAAAGATGCTCTTAATGGCCAATTCCTCACGGTTTGCGGTCATATGAACCCTTACACAACATCCGGCTTCTACTACATTAGTCAACCGACATGCAATGTTTTTATCCCAGAACCAGATGCATATTGCATTGCGGAATCAGTTCCAGTAAGATCTAATGAAATATGCGCTCGTTCGTCTGATCAATCAAAAATATCTGTTTGCTATTACGACTACGGAGCTGCACTGTATTACCACGACGCACTTGGTTCTACATTCTACCTATGGGCAGTTGCATCTTATACAGTTAACGATGTGTGTGCCGGAGGTCCAACTGCTTATGTCGTTATTCAGGACGCTGAGTATGATTTTGTTAATGATAATCTACAATAA